A single Providencia manganoxydans DNA region contains:
- a CDS encoding flavin reductase family protein, producing MSMIAEDITMRESEWGHTEFESKVLRNLLGCYPTGVAIVTTRTADGRDVGLTINSFASLSLDPPLVLWSLVNHSPNLDVFRDCTHFTINILGKDHQELALRFANPRITNKFENVAVHITPEGMPALRGAIATLVCENHKQDHIGDHLLMVGHVRRIGSEAGKPLVFHGGSFTALHDAQ from the coding sequence ATGTCGATGATTGCAGAGGATATAACAATGCGTGAGAGCGAATGGGGACATACCGAGTTTGAATCGAAAGTATTGCGTAACCTGTTGGGATGCTACCCAACAGGGGTTGCGATTGTCACGACGCGTACTGCCGATGGCCGCGATGTTGGGTTGACTATCAACTCATTTGCTTCGCTATCCCTCGATCCTCCTTTGGTTTTATGGAGCTTAGTTAATCATTCACCCAATTTAGATGTCTTCCGTGATTGTACGCACTTCACCATCAATATACTGGGTAAAGATCACCAAGAGCTTGCATTACGCTTTGCTAACCCACGGATCACCAACAAGTTTGAAAATGTTGCTGTGCACATCACGCCAGAAGGTATGCCTGCATTACGAGGAGCTATTGCCACACTCGTGTGTGAAAACCACAAACAAGATCATATCGGTGACCACTTATTAATGGTTGGTCATGTGCGTCGCATTGGTAGCGAGGCAGGTAAACCTTTAGTTTTCCACGGCGGTAGCTTTACTGCCCTACATGACGCGCAATAA
- a CDS encoding cyclase family protein — protein sequence MNQQTLMSFATQLQKGQICIVDLTQTLSPSFPALQLPEQFGQVWSFSMEQISRYDENGPAWYWNNFSCGEHTGTHFDAPIHWISGKDQANNTVDTIPLQHFIAPAVVVDASKEVAENADWVLTVDFLQKWEAQHGKIPAAAWVLLRTDWSKKADNPEAYVNMREDGAHTPGPSQEAVEWLIHQRDVKGFGVETINTDAGQSYSWPIPYPCHTLMHGNNKYGLQCLKNLDQLPATGVVIVAAPLKIEGGSGSPLRVLALVG from the coding sequence ATGAACCAGCAAACCTTAATGTCATTCGCGACACAGTTACAAAAAGGCCAAATTTGCATTGTCGATCTGACTCAAACATTGTCACCGTCATTTCCGGCATTGCAGCTACCTGAACAGTTTGGTCAGGTATGGTCATTTAGCATGGAGCAAATCTCTCGCTACGATGAGAACGGCCCTGCATGGTATTGGAACAACTTTAGTTGTGGGGAGCATACAGGAACCCACTTTGATGCTCCCATTCATTGGATTAGTGGCAAAGATCAGGCGAACAACACCGTCGACACTATTCCATTACAGCATTTTATTGCCCCTGCTGTAGTGGTTGATGCCAGTAAAGAGGTGGCGGAAAACGCCGATTGGGTATTAACCGTTGATTTTTTACAAAAGTGGGAGGCTCAACACGGGAAAATTCCCGCAGCGGCATGGGTACTATTGAGAACAGATTGGTCTAAAAAAGCCGATAACCCAGAAGCTTACGTCAATATGCGTGAAGATGGAGCACATACACCGGGTCCTTCACAAGAAGCCGTCGAATGGTTAATTCATCAACGTGATGTGAAAGGATTTGGTGTTGAAACTATTAATACCGACGCAGGCCAATCCTATAGCTGGCCGATCCCTTACCCATGTCATACGTTGATGCATGGTAATAATAAGTATGGCCTACAGTGCTTGAAAAATCTCGATCAATTGCCAGCAACGGGGGTTGTTATCGTTGCTGCGCCATTAAAAATTGAAGGGGGTTCTGGTAGCCCATTGCGTGTTCTTGCATTGGTGGGGTGA